The following proteins are encoded in a genomic region of Lactiplantibacillus plantarum:
- a CDS encoding GH25 family lysozyme has product MVMQKKWRLILLLVGCFLGGIGVVQAHAAVPDISEWQGQLTSTEVQSLKSQADFVINRVQYGSSYEDLYHTSNESLYVKYGVPFGSYDYATFTSTATAKAEADKFYQRANKNTKFYVLDFETTSMSSTAANAAVKAWYTEMRSLTSKKLIFYSYQSFATTYANTARQSFDAQWIANYSSKPTISFSLWQYSSSYYLSSLGQYVDNSLYDSASVTTYHPLSWWTSGTSASSSTSSTSTTYAYSSYTKGQHVYLNNGASSYYDGTKVPSSAKKKYYKVTATKSVTKSRSKQLVYLSGLNKWVLSQDVTGYWVGQHGLYQLREKSTLFKDVNLTTSTGKTLKKGGIYSGKLVKSGNFYRIKVSGGYITAKVSKSDHWYYESVPSSGWIKTKVGLYTYKSSNFVKSNRHAYHAAGDRIKVTKVYPRSGGSRYYLTNKGNYVSANRSNVVTQ; this is encoded by the coding sequence TTGGTCATGCAGAAAAAGTGGCGGTTGATACTGCTGCTCGTGGGTTGTTTTTTAGGTGGTATCGGAGTCGTTCAGGCACACGCGGCGGTGCCGGATATCTCAGAGTGGCAAGGTCAGTTAACGAGTACCGAGGTTCAAAGTTTGAAGAGTCAGGCTGATTTTGTCATCAACCGGGTGCAATATGGGAGCAGTTATGAGGATCTCTACCACACCTCTAATGAGAGTCTCTATGTGAAATATGGTGTTCCGTTCGGGTCCTATGACTATGCGACCTTTACGAGTACCGCGACTGCCAAAGCCGAGGCAGATAAGTTCTATCAACGCGCAAATAAGAACACGAAGTTCTACGTCTTGGATTTTGAAACGACTTCCATGAGTAGCACGGCGGCCAACGCGGCTGTCAAGGCTTGGTATACTGAGATGCGGTCGTTAACGAGCAAGAAGTTGATTTTTTATTCGTACCAGTCATTTGCAACCACATACGCCAACACGGCACGGCAAAGTTTTGATGCCCAGTGGATTGCAAATTACTCCTCGAAGCCGACGATTTCGTTCTCATTGTGGCAATATTCCAGTAGCTATTATTTATCTTCGCTAGGACAATATGTTGATAACAGTTTGTATGACAGTGCTTCCGTGACGACATACCACCCGTTAAGCTGGTGGACTTCCGGGACTTCGGCATCATCGTCGACCAGTTCAACTAGCACGACGTATGCCTACAGCAGTTATACGAAAGGGCAACATGTGTACCTCAATAATGGGGCGTCGAGCTATTATGACGGCACAAAAGTGCCCAGTAGCGCTAAGAAAAAATACTACAAGGTCACAGCAACCAAGTCAGTCACTAAGAGTCGTTCCAAGCAGCTGGTTTACTTAAGTGGTCTAAATAAATGGGTCTTATCACAGGACGTCACCGGCTATTGGGTCGGCCAACACGGATTATATCAACTTCGTGAAAAGAGCACTTTGTTCAAAGATGTTAATTTGACAACCTCGACGGGTAAAACCTTGAAAAAGGGTGGCATCTACAGTGGTAAATTGGTTAAAAGTGGGAATTTCTATCGAATTAAGGTGAGTGGTGGTTATATCACGGCGAAGGTCTCCAAATCTGATCATTGGTACTATGAATCAGTACCTTCCAGTGGCTGGATCAAGACTAAAGTGGGACTCTACACCTATAAATCTTCAAACTTTGTTAAGTCTAATCGACACGCTTACCACGCCGCTGGTGATCGAATTAAAGTAACGAAGGTTTACCCACGGTCGGGTGGCTCACGCTATTATTT